GGCTTAGTAATGCTTCGGCACTTCTAAAATCATTACTGGCATAAACATGCTCGTAATTAATGCGCGTTATAATCCGACCTTGTGTGGTAGCGGAGGCTAACCAGCTTTTTGTTCCGCCAATATCTCCGGCGATAATTTCCATATTTGCCTCGTTGCTCTTATTGCTATTGATTCATTGGTTTAAGACTAAACCAAAGGGTAAATTCTACCCTCCAGTATAGTGAATGAGGATTAAGCGCCGCCGTATCCCTTGATACTTGTCAGGTTTCGTTTATAGAAACTCGCGGCTATAACCGATTAAGGCATTAGTGGACGCATCATGCGCAGTGACAGGTGTGCGGGTTTGTAATTCAGGCAGGATTTGTTTAGCGAGGATTTTGCCTAATTCCACACCCCATTGATCAAAGGAATTGATATTCCAAATAATGCCTTGCACAAAAATCTTATGTTCATATAAAGCAATTAACATGCCCAAATTACGCGGCGTTAATTCATCTAAAATCAAAGCATTACTAGGGTGATTACCAGCAAAGATTTTAGGCGTATAAGGCTCTGTTGCACCGCTAGCTATCGTTTCGGCTAAAGTACGCCCCTGCATTAAGGCTTCGGTTTGTGCCAAGAAATTAGACAGTAAAATTTCATGGTGCAAATGTAAACTCGTGGGCGGTTTACGGCTAATAATAAAATCAGCTGGGATTAATTTTGTGCCTTGATGCAACAATTGATAGAACGCATGTTGCCCATTAATGCCCGTTGCGCCCCAAATAATAGCGCCCGTAGATTGATTAACGGGGTTGCCTTCCCGATCCACTGATTTGCCATTACTTTCCATATCCGCTTGCTGCAAATACATCGGCAAACTACGCAAATAATGATCATAAGGCAGAATAACGTGAGATTCAGCTTGGAAATAGTTGTTATACCAAATGCCTAATAACGCTAAAATAACCGGCATATTGGTGGCCAAGGGGGCGGTGCGGAAATGCTCATCCATTGCATAGCCGCCTTGTAATAACGCGTGGAAATTATCAGCGCCGACATACAGCATAATCGCTAAGCCAATGGCCGACCATAACGAATAGCGCCCCCCCACCCAATCCCAAAACTCGAACATATTTTGTGGATCAATCCCAAATGTAATAACTGATTGGGTATTCGTGGACACTGCCACAAAGTGCTTTGCAATTTGGGTTTCGTCCTGTACTTGAGCCAAGAACCATTTACGCACGTATTGCGCATTGGTCATGGTTTCCTGAGTAGTAAAGGTTTTAGACGCAATGATAAACAGCGTGGTCGCTGGGTCTAAATCTTCCAAAATTTCCAATACATGTGCGCCGTCTATATTCGACATAAAATGCATCTTCAGACGGGTATGCCCATACGGTTTAAGCGCTTGGCAAACCATTTGTGGGCCTAAATCCGAACCGCCAATGCCAATATTCACAATATCGGTAATCGGTTTACCCGTATAACCTAACCAAGTACCGGCGCGTACTTTTTCGGTAAACGCTGCCATTTTGTCTAATACCGCATGAATGGCCGGCATAACATTTTCACCGTCCACCCGCACCGCACGTTGTGATTGATTGCGTAACGCCGTATGCAAAACAGCACGATGTTCAGTATTGTTAATTTTCTCGCCGTTAAACATGCGCTCGCGCCATGTGGCAACTTGTGCTTGCTCGGCTAATTGCAGTAATAAGTTTAGGGTTTCACTGGTAATACGATTTTTAGAATAGTCCAGTAACAGTTCATCGACTTTTAGCGAAAAACGCTCAGCGCGCCCCGCATCTTGAGCAAACAGCTCGCGCATCTGCTTGTCTTTGATTTGGGCATAATGCGCTGCTAGTTGAGCATGGAGCGTAGACATAGTATCTCCTTTATTTGGTATTGCTTGAATTCTCGACCAAATAAGCAGCGTCTGCAATCTCCATGCCGCCCAGTATTGTTACTATTTAAAAAGGGATAACTAATCGGCGCATTCGGTTTCACCTTCCGGCAGACGACAGGCACGCACCCGTCCGGTGTTCATCGAAATTACAATTTTACGTTTGTTGATGCCAGCGCTACGAATATAAATTGTGCCGCTATTTTTGGCACTGCCTGTAATGGTGTAAGTAATAGAACGCAAAATGGTTGAGCTACTACTACTTAGCTCCATATCACCTGCTTTAACTTGAGTATCGCCAATAATCAGATTGGTAGTGCTACTAGTGGGTGGAGTTGTGCCTTCGTAAACAATCCAGCCATTGATAAAGGTATCCGTACTACTGCAACCATTGCCCAATGTATTGCGGGCGCACACTGTGACAGGTTTACGGCGTTTCACTGATTCGCTACGCGCATAGTTGAATGCAGAGATTAGTTGATTGGCTAACGTTAAAGTCTGATTGTTTTCCATCATAGACTGAAACGAGGGCGCTGCAACCATTGCTAGGATAGAAATAATGGCAACGGTAATCAGTAACTCAAGTAAGCTAAAACCGGTTTGTTTAGGTTTTATAGTAATAGGCATGACCGCTTTCCTGTATGTAATTTTATTGTGTGGATTAGGAAAGAAAAGGCTTCCGTGCCTGAACGCGACATCCTTGCTAGTTAAGTATAGTCAGCTCTGCCCAAATCGAATATGAGCCTAGGATGAACGGTAAACCCCTAACGATAAAATTTAGCTAACTGGACAAGCGCCTTAAGAATACGAAAAAATAGCCGTCTACTTATGCATTACAAGGATTTACCGCGTGACTCGTTCTGAAGCGTTATTTGCTCAAGCTAAATACACCATCCCCGGCGGCGTTAATTCGCCCGTACGCGCTTTTCGTAGCGTTGGTGGTACACCGCGTTTTATTGCCCGTGCACAAGGGGCTTATATGTGGGATGCGGATGGCAATCGTCTGATTGATTATGTCGGTTCATGGGGCCCAATGGTGGCGGGACACGCGCATCCAGCCGTTGTAGAAGCGGTGCAAGTGGCGGCAGTCAACGGTTTAAGTTATGGCGCACCTACCGAAATCGAAATTACGATGGCTGAAAAAATCTGCCAGTTATTGCCGTCGATTGAAATGGTACGGATGACCAGTTCCGGTACAGAAGCCACCATGTCAGCGATTCGGTTAGCGCGGGGCTTTACCGGACGTAATTACATGGTGAAGTTTGAAGGCGGTTATCACGGGCATGGCGATTCTTTATTGGTTAAAGCGGGGTCTGGTGCATTAACTTTTGGGCAACCCAGCTCGCCCGGTGTACCCGCCGAATTAGCGCAATATACCCTCACCTTGGATTACAACAATAGCGAACAAGTGCGCGAAGTATTTGTGCAGCGTGGACATGAAATCGCCTGTATTATTGTTGAACCTGTATCCGGCAATATGAACTGCATTCCACCCGAACCGGGCTTTTTGGAGACGTTACGTGAGGTTTGTGACCAATCCGGCGCAGTCTTAATTTTTGATGAAGTAATGACGGGCTTTCGGGTGGCATTAGGCGGTGCACAAGGTCTGTATAATATTAAGCCAGATTTAACCACCTTGGGTAAAATTATTGGCGGTGGTATGCCAGTGGGGGCATTTGGCGGTAAACGTGAAATTATGCAGCACCTATCACCGTTGGGGGCGGTGTATCAAGCCGGTACATTATCCGGCAATCCTTTAGCCATGACGGCGGGTTTAAGAACACTGGAATTAGTCGAAGCCCCTAACTTCTATGCGGATTTGAGCGCGAAAACTAGCTATTTATTAAAAGGTTTAAAACAAGCAGCCGATGCCGCGCAAGTACCTTTCATTACACAACAAGTGGGCGGCATGTTTGGCTTATTCTTTACCGAAGCTGCAAAAATTAGTACCTATCAACAAGTGACTAATTGTAATATTGAACAATTCAATCGCTTCTTTCACGGTATGCTGGATTCTGGGGTCTATTTAGCACCATCGGCGTATGAAGCGGGTTTTGTATCAATGGCGCATACTCAGGCAGATTTAGATGAAACCATTGAGCTTGCGCAACAAGTATTTAAGCGTTTGTAATTGGTTGCTTAAACCTTGAATTTCGCAAAATAAATGCATTGAGCGGTTAGGTACAACTAAAAATCCTTTCAGAAAAATCTTTGTTTTATTAAGTAATTCAACTAACCTATGGGGTACTGTTAAGTGCCCCATCGAGTATTTAAGCAAATAATTATCATTATGAGCCGCATGTAAGCAAAAAGGGCTAGTATGTTCCGTGTGTTCACCAAATGGGTAGTGCTGCTAAGTTTGCTAGGAATGATGCCTAGTTACGCCAAGCCAACCTCATCTTCGCTCTATACGGATGTAGAGCAATCTGTCTATCAAATCCGTGTTATTAGCAAGCAAACTGGCAAGAAAAGTACCATTGGCTCGGGCTTTGTGGTGCAAAATAACCATATTCTCGCTACCAATTATCATGTGGTTAGCTTGTATGTGAATAATCCAGCCGCTTATCAATTGGATTATTTATCAACGGCTGGGCAAACCGGTTCATTAGAATTATTAGCGGTTGATGTCATTCACGATTTAGCCGTCTTAAAAGCTGAAGTGCCATTAGGTGAGCCGCTGCCTATTGCCGAGCAACAACCGCCAAAAGGTGCTGATTTATATTCATTAGGTAATCCGCTGGACTTAGGCTTTTCTATTATTGAAGGCACGAATAACGGTGTCATGAAATTTAGTGACGATAATAATATTTTATTTTCAGGTAGTTTAAATCCGGGTATGAGTGGCGGCCCTACTTTAGATGAGCATGGGGCAATTGTAGGTATTAATGTGGCCACCTCCGGTAATGAGATTAGCTTTCTAGTGCCAGTTAAATATTTAGATACTATTTTACAGCATTTGAAGCTGAGTGATTATAAGCCGGATAGTGAAATTCAAAAGAAAATTGCCGAACAATTACAAAAAAATTCCTCGGCTTATATTCAACGTTTGCTTAGTAAAAAATGGACAACTTTAAAAATTGGCAATTTTTCAGTAACTGGTGATATTGAGGGTTCAACTCGTTGTTGGGATCAAAGCGAAAAAGCTCAGTCTGAAAACCTCATGAAAATGTATTACACCACTTGCGCAAATGACACCAATATCTATTTAGATGAAGGTTTAGAAGTTGGGAAATTGTCGTATGAATATATTTGGCTGGAAACCAATCAACTGATTCCCACCCGCTTTTATAGACGTTATGAACGCTTAAATTCCAGTAGCACTGAAAGTGAAGCGGATAAAAATGATGTTACTAATTTTAAATGCTATACCGATTTTGTAGCGGTAAGCGGACAAGATTTCAAAATGACAGTGTGTCGCCGTGATTATCTGCATTATCCGGGCTTGAGTGATATTTTAGTTACCGGGGCATTAGTTGGGCATAAACAACAAGGCATGTTGTTTAATTTAGATATGACCGGCATTAACTTTGATAACGGTTTGCAATTATTCAAACGGATGCTTGAGAGTTTCAAATGGCAGCCTTAATTCTAGAAGTTCAAGCGCGTGGCTTAAACCAATACCATAAATTAAAAGATTTTCCAATTACAATTGGGCGAGCTTTTGATAATGATATTATTTTATCGGATGAGTCAGTTGCAGCACATCACGTTTGTTTATATCAAGATGTCGATCATAATGTATATGTGACGAATTTTGATAATGTGCCGATTAGCTTAAATAACAAAACAGTACAGCAACCTGATAAGCCGTTAAGTTTGCCTAGTGAAATTGTATTAGGTAACCGTAAGTTACGTTTATTGTCAGCAGATACGCCAGTAGCGACGGCTAAAGTCAAACGCTGTACGGGGGTGTTTGCCCCTATTTGTAATCCGGTTTGGACAAGCGTTTTATTAGGCTTAACTATTTTTTCTCTAGTTTTAAATAATTATTTGGATACGACTTTACAGAAAGATCCGTTGTTTTATTTAAGTACTTTGTTACCCAATGTATTAGCCTTATTAGCCTTTACCTTGGCTATTTCAGGAATTACCCGTTTAGTGACACATCGCTGGCAAATTATTCCTGCTTTAAATATTGCTGCGCTATTTACCTTAATTCCATTAGTGGTGATTGAAGTTGCGCAACTCGGGGATTATTTCTTTACATCAGATTTGATTAGTGATTGGCTGGTAACAATAACCAATGTTATTTTATTACCGTTCTTGCTGTTTATTTATCTGTGGCGTGTGAATAATCAAACAATCCGTTCTGCACTCGGGGTCGCTTTATTATTAAGTTCCCCCTTGTTGGCATATCAAATTATTGATTTAGTGGATCAGGCTTCGACTCATGCGCAGTTTTCCACTGATCCTACTTATAATCAAAGTTTGAGTTCTTTGGATATGCGTGTAAAAACCGCTACTAGTTTAGAGAAATTTTTAGACGCGACTAAAGCACAACTACCGTCACAATTACCGGCAAAAACCCCTTAAAGGTCGCCGAATTGTTGCTGTAATAAGGCTAAGCTGGTTAAGGTGGCAGTTTCGGCTCGCAATATGCGCGAGCCGAGCGAAATAGCTTGTAAACCCGCTTGTAAGCTTAACTGCACTTCGCTTTCAGAAAAACCGCCTTCCGGACCAATAACTAATTCAATTTCATTATGTTCAGGTGGGGGTAACTGTTTAATTTTAGGATAATCGCCGGGCACTAAGATTAAACGCTGGGTTGTCTGCGTTTCGTTTAAATAATCTTCTAAATAAAGACTAGGCTTTAATACTGGTACAATACAACGCCCGGATTGTTCACACGCCGCAATGATAATACCTTGCCAATGACTGTGTTTTTTTTCTAATGATTCTTTATTTAAACGCACTACGCTACGTTCGGTGAATAACGGTTGAATGGCACTGACCCCTAATTCCACAGCTTTTTGTAACGCAAAATCCATTTTATCGGGTTTAATAATCGCTTGTGCTAAGGTTAAGTTTAGAGGCGATTCGCTAACCCCGGTTTGATATTGCTGAATCACCACGCTTGCGCCGCGTTTGCTAATGCTGTCGATTGTCGCTAAATATTCGCCACCTTGCCCGTTAAATACAATCAGCGCTTCACCTAGATTCAGGCGCAAGACTTGAATGGCATGGCGGAAGGTATTTTCCGGCAAGTTAACACTGCTGTTGACGCTGAGGGCAATGGGGCAATAGAAGCGGGGTATGCGCATAAGCACCTAAAATCTTGGCTGAAAATAGCATGCTTATATTAAAAATTTTCATAAATTACTAGTCTTGTAACTTTATAGTACAGGTAATTAGTGCTACAAAAGGCAGTGATTTTAGGCTTGAGAATTTACATGCAGGAGCAATTAGTAAACGCACGTCATGAATTGATTGCAGCGGGTCAATTTTTCCACCAACGGGGATGGGTACCTGCCACCAGTAGTAATTTTTCAGCACGTTTAAGCGATCATGAAATCTTGATTACCAGTTCTGGGCAGCATAAAGGCTATTTGGATAGCAATGGTTTTTTACGTGCCGATTTAAACGGGCAGTCTTTAGAAACAGGTAAGAAACCGTCGGCCGAAACGGGCTTACATACCGTAATGTATCAACGGGATACAACAATCGGTTGCGTGTTGCATACGCATTCAGTAAATGCCACGGTGTTATCCCTGCGTTTAAGAGAAGTGGTATTGACGGGTTATGAAGTGCAAAAAGCCTTTCCGGGTATTAGCACACACGAGAGCCAATTAGTCATTCCGGTATTTGAAAATCAACAAGATATACCTATATTAGCGCGGGAAGTGAATGCTTACTTGGATGCGAATCCTCAAACGGTAGCTTATTTAATTCGCGGACATGGGGTTTATACGTGGGGAAAAACTATAACGGATACGCGCCGCCATATTGAAGCCTTAGAATTCTTATTTGAATGCTACTACCGCCAATTATTATTGGATAACTAACATGAGTATTTTAAAAATTTATCAGGAACAACAACCTGCACAAGCTCAAACCTTTACCGATTATGATGACATCAGTACCCGTTTAGCCGCGCATGGTATTCGTTTTGAACGCTGGCAAGCCAACGCGCCGTTGCCTGCCGATGCGACTCAAGCGGAGGTGATTGCTGCTTATCAAGCCGATATTCAACGCTTAATGCAGGAAAATGGCTTTCAAAGCGTGGATGTGGTGAGTTTGAACCCAGATCATCCCGATAAAGCGGCACTACGCGCTAAATTCTTAAACGAACACACCCATTCTGAATTTGAAGTGCGCTTTTTTGTGGAAGGACAAGGCTTGTTTTATCTGCATTTAGGCGATCAGGTTTATACAGTATTGTGTGAGCAAGGCGATTTAATCAGCGTACCGGCGGGTGCGACGCATTGGTTTGATATGGGGGCTAATCCGCATTTTAAAGCGATTCGTTTGTTTACCAATCCAGAGGGTTGGGTAGCGAATTTTACCGGCAGTGACATTGCTAACCGTTTTCCCAAGTTGCAAAACTAATGACGATTCAAGCCATTTTAACCGATATTGAAGGCACTACTACCAGCCTAGCTTTTGTCAAAGATGTGTTGTTTCCTTATGCCTACGAACACATGCCAAGCTTTGTGGTGGAAAATCGAACGAATCCCGCTGTCGCTAAACTGATTGATGAGGTGCGCTACGAAGTCAATAACCCCGTATTATCACTAAGTGGGGTGATTGAACAGTTAAAGCAATGGATTCGTGATGATAAAAAAGTTACGCCACTGAAAGCCATTCAAGGCTTAATGTGGCAACAAGGCTATGCTAACGGTGATTTTACGGGGCATGTGTACCCCGATGCGGTAGCGGGTTTACAAGCGTGGCATGTGCAAGGTTTACAACTGTATGTGTATTCATCCGGTTCGGTGCAAGCACAGCAATTGCTATTCGGTTATTCCGATGCGGGTGACTTAACCCCTTTGTTTTCCGGCTATTTTGATACGCAAGTGGGGCATAAGCGTGAAATAGGGGCGTATCAGCATATAGCCCAGGTCATTGGCATAGCCCCTGAGCACATTTTATTTTTATCCGATATCCGAGAAGAATTAGATGCCGCTCAGCAGGCAGGTATGCAAACTTGCGCCCTAGTACGCGAAAATCAAGTAACCGAAGGCTTACAACACCCTTGGGTTGAAAATTTTGCGCAAATTGATTTAACAAAATTTTAAATAGAATTAAGCCATTATGACTATTTTCCCGATTATTTTGGCAGCGGGTCAAGGCACTCGTATGCGTTCACAATTACCTAAAGTGTTACATCCCGTCGCTGGTAAACCCATGTTGCAACATGTGGTGGATGCTTGCGCTCAATTAGGCGCAACTTCAATGGCGGTGGTGTATGGGCACGGCGGTGACTTGGTACGTGAACGTATTCATGGCGAATCCATTCAATGGGCGTTACAAGCCGAACAAAAAGGCACGGGTCATGCCGTTACACAAGCGATTGAGTTAGCACCAGATGATACAGTCGTACTGATTGCTTATGGCGATGTACCGCTGATTCGTAGCCAAACCTTACAGTTATTAGCGGATGGCTTACAACAAGCGGCTTTATGTATTTTAACTACGCAATTGAGTAATCCAACCGGTTATGGACGGATTGTGCGGAATACAACCGGACAGGTACAAGCCATTGTTGAAGAGAAAGATGCCACCCCTGCACAACGTTCTATTCAAGAAGTGAATACCGGTTTTATGGCAGCCAAAGCAGCCGATTTTAAACGCTGGCTAGCACAACTAACGCCGCAAAATGCACAAGGTGAATATTATTTGACCGACTGTGTAGGCTTAGCTGTGGCTGAAGGTCTACCCGTGAACACGGTAATGTGTGCTGATCCAGTGGAAGTGGAAGGCGCAAACAATCGGGTACAACTGGCGCGCTTAGAACGGGCTTGCCAATTACGCCAAGTAGAACAATTAATGCTGGCAGGTGTAACAGTCATTGACCCAGCACGTTTGGATATTCGTGGCACAGTGCTTGCAGGACAAGATGTGACGCTGGATGTCAATGTGGTGTTATTAGGCAAGGTGACATTAGGCAATAATGTGACAATTGAAGCCAACTGCATTATTCAAGATTCAGAGATTGGCGATAATACCCACATTAAATCGCACTCGGTAATTGAAGAAACCGTTATTGCGGCACATTGTGATGTGGGACCGTTTGCACGTTTACGTCCGGGTACGGTATTGGCAGAAAAAGCCCGCATCGGTAACTTTGTCGAGACTAAGAAAGCAAAGATTGGTAAAGGTAGTAAGGTCAATCACTTAAGTTATATTGGTGATACGCAAATGGGCGCGGATGTGAATATCGGTGCGGGCACGATTACTTGCAATTACGATGGTGCCAATAAACATAAAACCACGATTGGTGATCGCGTGTTTGTGGGTTCGTGTTCGCAATTGGTAGCACCTGTAAACATCGGCGACGGTGCGACGATTGGAGCAGGTTCAACGATTAGTAAAGATGCACCCGCCGGTGAGTTAACCGTCGCCCGCGCCAAACAAATTACAGTCAAAGGTTGGGTACGTCCCGTCAAGGAGAAACAATAATGTGTGGGATTGTGGGCGCTGTAGCGCAAAGACCTATAGTGGATATTTTATTGGAAGGCTTACGGCGGTTGGAATATCGGGGGTATGATTCAGCCGGAGTGGCCGTTATCAATACCCAAGGTGAGTTAGTCCGGGCGCGTTCGGTAGGAAAAGTTGCAATGCTGGAGGCTAACTTAGCCGAATATCCGCTGCTTGGTAATCTTGGCATTGCGCATACTCGTTGGGCAACACACGGTGTTCCAGCGGAACGTAATGCCCATCCGCATTTCAGTAATGAAAAAGTTGGCTTGGTGCATAACGGCATTATTGAAAACCATGCAGAATTACGTGAGCAATTAAAAGCCAAGGGTTATGTGTTTACCTCGGATACGGATACCGAAGTGGTGGCGCATTTAATTGCTGATTTACAAAGCCAAGGCTTAGATTTATTTGCTGCCGTCTTAGCGGCACGCAGCCAGTTGCAGGGGGCGTATGCGCTAGCCATTATTGCACCCACTGAGCCAGAAAGCTTAATCGTGGCGCGTCAAGGCAGCCCATTGGTGATTGGTTTAGGTATTGGTGAGAACTTTATCGGTTCAGATATTCAAGCCTTATTACCCGTCACCAATCGCTTTATTTATTTAGAAAATGGTGATGTAGCGCGGGTTACTCGCCAACAAGTAGAGATTGTGAATAGCCAAGGACAAGCTGTGGAACGCCTAGTTAAGCAATCCAATGCATCTGCGTTTGCGGCTGAATTAGGTACTTATCGGCATTTTATGCTTAAGGAAATCTACGAACAGCCTGCTGCGATTGCCGCTACCTTGGAAGGGCGCTTAGGCGATGGGCAAGTGCTACCTTGTTTATTCGGTGCAGCCAATGCGATGGATTTATTAGCACAAGTTGAAGAAATTCAGATTATTGCGTGCGGTACGAGCTTCCATGCTGGTTTAGTTGCACGTTACTGGATTGAAGCGCATACGAATATTCCCTGTTCAGTGGAAGTCGCTAGTGAATACCGCTATCGCCGTCAACCCCCGCGCCCGAATTTATTATTTGTGACGATTTCCCAATCAGGTGAAACCGCCGATACTTTAGCCGCTTTAGAAAAAATCAAAGCCAATAAAGGGGCACTAGCCACGTTAACCGTGTGTAATGTACCAGAAAGCTCACTGACGCGTGAATCGGATATGGCGTTAATGACCGTCGCCGGGCCTGAAATTGGGGTGGCATCGACTAAAGCCTTTACCACGCAATTAGTGGCGTTACAGCTTTTAATGTTGTTGCTGAAACAGGCGAAAGGCGCAGATGCCACTGAGATTAGCGAAGCGGTTAATAATCTACGCAAATTGCCTGCCCTGATTGAACAAGCTTTGGATTTGAATAACGCGATTGAAAAATTAGCTGAAAGCTTTATTGATAAACAACATTCCTTATTCTTAGGGCGGGGTGAGTTATATCCGATTGCAATGGAAGGTGCGCTCAAGCTTAAGGAAATTTCCTATATTCACGCCGAAGCCTATCCCGCAGGTGAATTGAAGCATGGTCCGTTAGCGTTGGTTGATGCAGAAATGCCGATTGTAACCGTTGCGCCCAACAGTCATTTGCTGGAAAAACTCAAGTCTAACTTAGAAGAAGTACGTTCACGCGGCGGGGTGTTATATGTGTTTGCCGATAAGCATGCCTCCATTCATGCGGCAGAAAATGTGCATGTGTTGGCAATGCCACGCGTGCCGGATATGTTAGCACCGATTGTATATACCTTGCCGTTGCAGCTCTTGTCTTACCACGTAGCCGTGTTAAAAGGCACGGATGTAGATAAGCCGCGTAATCTGGCGAAATCAGTAACAGTTGAGTAAGTAGTATTGAAGAATACTATAGTAACCCGGGTTTAGTATTGAATCCGTTTACTAGGTAATCTGTAAATTTCAGTATAATCTTATATTCTAATAAACCAGCGGTTTCTATCGCTGGTTTCTTTTTAGGGTCATCTGATAAAAATGCCGCAGAGGAATGCACAGACATGGGCAGTTGGGTTCTGTCTTTCATTAGTGAATGGAAGGATCGGTTTACACCGTATAAATCGTGGATAGGTGAGTTAAAAAATCCACAAGTCTTAAAAGCAGATGCAATGGCGGGTCTGACCGTTGCGCTGATTCTAATACCACAATCAATGGCTTATGCGCAATTAGCGGGTTTGCCTGCTTATATTGGCTTATACGCCTCTTTTTTACCGGTGATGATTGCTGCTTTATTTGGTTCATCACGCCAATTAGGTACAGGTCCGGTTGCGGTGGTGTCATTAATGTCCGCCGCTGCTATGCAACCGTATGCAGGCTTGGGCGTTGAAACCATTGTGGCTTATTCTGCCTTGTTAGCCTTAATGATTGGTATTTTCCAATTGAGCTTAGGCTTACTGAAATTAGGCATTTTGGTCGACTTTTTATCACATCCAGTTGTGTTAGGCTTCACGAATGCAGGTGCATTGATTATTGCTACCTCGCAAGTGCCTAAATTATTTGGTCTAAAAATTAAAGCTGATCAATATGAGCACCATTATGAGTTTTTAATAGCGACGGTTAAAGCCTTGCCGGATACTTCTTTGATTACTCTGGTTTTTGGGGCATTTGCCTTAAGTACTCTATTAATTCTGCGCAAATTTGCACCACGTTTACCCGGGGTCTTAATTACCGTCGTGGTAACAACCGTCTTATCTTGGGTAATTGATTATAAAGGTTTGGGCGGTAGTATTATTGGTGAGATTCCGAAAGGCTTACCATCCTTTACACTACCGAATGTGAGTTTAGATTTTAAAACGCTTAGCTCTTTAATAATGACAGCAATGGTTATTGGTCTAATTGGCTTCGTCGAAGCAATTTCCATTGCCAAAGCGATGGCTTCGCAAACACGGCAACGCTTATCCGCTAACCAAGAACTAGTCGGACAAGGTTTAGCCAATATGACCTCGGGCTTATTCAGTGGTTATGCAGTCTCCGGTTCATTTTCACGTTCTGCGGTAAATTTTTCCTCTGGCGCAATGACAGGGTTTTCTTCGGTCGTAACCGGTTTATTAGTTGCTTTAACCTTATTATTCTTAACGCCATTGTTATATTACCTGCCACAAGCCACCTTAGCGGCGGTCATTATTATGGCAGTTATTAACTTAATTAAAATTGCGCCGATTAAACACGCATGGAAAGTTGAACCGCATGATGGCGTAGTGGCGGTGGTAA
This DNA window, taken from Candidatus Thiocaldithrix dubininis, encodes the following:
- the pgi gene encoding glucose-6-phosphate isomerase, producing MSTLHAQLAAHYAQIKDKQMRELFAQDAGRAERFSLKVDELLLDYSKNRITSETLNLLLQLAEQAQVATWRERMFNGEKINNTEHRAVLHTALRNQSQRAVRVDGENVMPAIHAVLDKMAAFTEKVRAGTWLGYTGKPITDIVNIGIGGSDLGPQMVCQALKPYGHTRLKMHFMSNIDGAHVLEILEDLDPATTLFIIASKTFTTQETMTNAQYVRKWFLAQVQDETQIAKHFVAVSTNTQSVITFGIDPQNMFEFWDWVGGRYSLWSAIGLAIMLYVGADNFHALLQGGYAMDEHFRTAPLATNMPVILALLGIWYNNYFQAESHVILPYDHYLRSLPMYLQQADMESNGKSVDREGNPVNQSTGAIIWGATGINGQHAFYQLLHQGTKLIPADFIISRKPPTSLHLHHEILLSNFLAQTEALMQGRTLAETIASGATEPYTPKIFAGNHPSNALILDELTPRNLGMLIALYEHKIFVQGIIWNINSFDQWGVELGKILAKQILPELQTRTPVTAHDASTNALIGYSREFL
- a CDS encoding GspH/FimT family pseudopilin, producing MPITIKPKQTGFSLLELLITVAIISILAMVAAPSFQSMMENNQTLTLANQLISAFNYARSESVKRRKPVTVCARNTLGNGCSSTDTFINGWIVYEGTTPPTSSTTNLIIGDTQVKAGDMELSSSSSTILRSITYTITGSAKNSGTIYIRSAGINKRKIVISMNTGRVRACRLPEGETECAD
- the hemL gene encoding glutamate-1-semialdehyde 2,1-aminomutase, which codes for MTRSEALFAQAKYTIPGGVNSPVRAFRSVGGTPRFIARAQGAYMWDADGNRLIDYVGSWGPMVAGHAHPAVVEAVQVAAVNGLSYGAPTEIEITMAEKICQLLPSIEMVRMTSSGTEATMSAIRLARGFTGRNYMVKFEGGYHGHGDSLLVKAGSGALTFGQPSSPGVPAELAQYTLTLDYNNSEQVREVFVQRGHEIACIIVEPVSGNMNCIPPEPGFLETLREVCDQSGAVLIFDEVMTGFRVALGGAQGLYNIKPDLTTLGKIIGGGMPVGAFGGKREIMQHLSPLGAVYQAGTLSGNPLAMTAGLRTLELVEAPNFYADLSAKTSYLLKGLKQAADAAQVPFITQQVGGMFGLFFTEAAKISTYQQVTNCNIEQFNRFFHGMLDSGVYLAPSAYEAGFVSMAHTQADLDETIELAQQVFKRL
- a CDS encoding serine protease is translated as MMPSYAKPTSSSLYTDVEQSVYQIRVISKQTGKKSTIGSGFVVQNNHILATNYHVVSLYVNNPAAYQLDYLSTAGQTGSLELLAVDVIHDLAVLKAEVPLGEPLPIAEQQPPKGADLYSLGNPLDLGFSIIEGTNNGVMKFSDDNNILFSGSLNPGMSGGPTLDEHGAIVGINVATSGNEISFLVPVKYLDTILQHLKLSDYKPDSEIQKKIAEQLQKNSSAYIQRLLSKKWTTLKIGNFSVTGDIEGSTRCWDQSEKAQSENLMKMYYTTCANDTNIYLDEGLEVGKLSYEYIWLETNQLIPTRFYRRYERLNSSSTESEADKNDVTNFKCYTDFVAVSGQDFKMTVCRRDYLHYPGLSDILVTGALVGHKQQGMLFNLDMTGINFDNGLQLFKRMLESFKWQP
- a CDS encoding FHA domain-containing protein; translated protein: MAALILEVQARGLNQYHKLKDFPITIGRAFDNDIILSDESVAAHHVCLYQDVDHNVYVTNFDNVPISLNNKTVQQPDKPLSLPSEIVLGNRKLRLLSADTPVATAKVKRCTGVFAPICNPVWTSVLLGLTIFSLVLNNYLDTTLQKDPLFYLSTLLPNVLALLAFTLAISGITRLVTHRWQIIPALNIAALFTLIPLVVIEVAQLGDYFFTSDLISDWLVTITNVILLPFLLFIYLWRVNNQTIRSALGVALLLSSPLLAYQIIDLVDQASTHAQFSTDPTYNQSLSSLDMRVKTATSLEKFLDATKAQLPSQLPAKTP
- a CDS encoding 16S rRNA (uracil(1498)-N(3))-methyltransferase, coding for MRIPRFYCPIALSVNSSVNLPENTFRHAIQVLRLNLGEALIVFNGQGGEYLATIDSISKRGASVVIQQYQTGVSESPLNLTLAQAIIKPDKMDFALQKAVELGVSAIQPLFTERSVVRLNKESLEKKHSHWQGIIIAACEQSGRCIVPVLKPSLYLEDYLNETQTTQRLILVPGDYPKIKQLPPPEHNEIELVIGPEGGFSESEVQLSLQAGLQAISLGSRILRAETATLTSLALLQQQFGDL